In the genome of Desulfonauticus submarinus, the window TCAATATAATATTTAGAATAAAAACCACTTCCTTCATGAAGATGAATAAGGCCATCGCTCAATCCTACTAAATAAAAAATTGCTTGTGCTAAAGAATCTTCATAATATTCACGATAATTTTTATCAAACCTTCTATTCAAATCCACATGAACTTGTCTTTTAAATAAAAACAAAGAAGGCCAATTAGCTCGCGGAACTATTATCAAGCTTCCCTTTTTTACTTTCGCCTTACTTAAAATCTGAGCACAAATTACTCCTGTAAGCTCATCACCCTGAATGCCACCTTGAAGCATTATAGTTGGCCCAGGATGTTCGCCTTTTAAAAAATAAACTTTTAAAGGGAAAAAAGTTTCTTTGAAATAAACGCCAGAAGAAGCAAAAACACTATTGCTAAGAGCTACACTACAAAAGAATATTATCCAAAGGATATGTCTCACGAAAAATTACTTTTCCTTGATTGTTTTTAACTGTTAACTTAAATGCAAAAATATTATTCATGCTTATATAATCTGGAACTTTAAATCTAATCTGAACAGCCTTGAATCTTGAAATGGTAAATTTCAAATCTTCATTAGTTAAATTTAAGTCATAACTTTTTCCATCTCTAGTAATAACAGTAATAAAAACTCTTCCTCTACTTTCTTTATTTGCTTCCAAATTATTTAAGTCAAAACGCATAAGAAAATATTTATTATCTCTTATACACTGAACATTACTTATCTTAACTAAATTCAAATTCTTTTTACCAAAAAGTTCCTCTAAATCTAATCCTGGCTTATTCTTATTTTGAGCAATCCCTGAGACTAAATCTTTAATATATGTCTCATCATACTTTTCTAATAACTGTTTAACATTGTTCAAACGACTTAACTCAAATTTTATTTCCTTTAACTCATTCTCTTTTTCTTCTAATAGCGCATAATTTTTTTTATTTTCTTTATTTAATTTAAACAAAAAGAACGTACTAATACCACAGTATAATAGAATAAACACTAATAAAATGGGCAAAAATTTAACTACCCATCTCTTTATTCTAAAAGTTTTAAGAGAAGTATCATCTCGTAAAACAATTATATTATAATATATCTGCTTATTTTTCATCTATTCTAGTCCATTTTTCCTTCAAAATTCTCCATTTATCTTTATAAGGTTCTACTATTATTTCTTTTTTACCAAGATCAAAATATCCTGACATATCTTCATATCTCTGCACAAAATTTATTTTAAATCCAACCTTACTAAGTTTTATTTGCAAGTTATAAATCTCTATCTTTTTAGGTTTACGTTTAGCCCAAATATTTTTCTTAAAGTTTATAATATTTTTTAACCCTTTAACCTTTCCTTGTACAGCATTATCTGCATAAAACAAAGAATATGCTTTTATATCTGCCTTTTCCCAAGCTGTTTTCCACCCATCCAGCCATGTCTTCAAGTCTTTTGTTCTAGCTTTTAAATATTTTTTCAATACATCTGTTCTTTTTTGTTTTCTCCACTCTACCCCAACAATCTTCCAATCCCATTTATTTTGCATCCAATATAATCTCTTTATGCCAACAGATAAAAGAGCAGGTGAACGAAAAAGTTGGTCAAAATAACAAACTATATAATCTGGCCCATAAATTATTTTAGGCTTAGATATAAATACATCTATCCATTTATATTTTTTAAAAAGAGCCTTTTTTTTTGCAATAAAATGGGCATAATCTTTTTTCTTTTCTACAACTAAGTTCGAATCATAAAAATCAAAAAAATCA includes:
- a CDS encoding L,D-transpeptidase family protein, whose amino-acid sequence is MSLLGKIAFLLTWLSLLMSWEARAEWILRVENNQFLPSYFFVVSKEQQKLYFFSNHSPLKQIFVLPCTTGQVRGDKQKEGDKKTPEGVYFIEKKLTHGLDFSLYGGVAFTLNYPNPVDILHNKSGHGIWIHGRGTPIKAFNTQGCVAVNLDHIPLIEENISFKKTPVIITKDFYWLKEKEATQLFGFILEKVQEWSWAWRKKSPDFFDFYDSNLVVEKKKDYAHFIAKKKALFKKYKWIDVFISKPKIIYGPDYIVCYFDQLFRSPALLSVGIKRLYWMQNKWDWKIVGVEWRKQKRTDVLKKYLKARTKDLKTWLDGWKTAWEKADIKAYSLFYADNAVQGKVKGLKNIINFKKNIWAKRKPKKIEIYNLQIKLSKVGFKINFVQRYEDMSGYFDLGKKEIIVEPYKDKWRILKEKWTRIDEK